The Ralstonia sp. RRA DNA segment GTACGAGATCGTCATCAACTCCAACCCCTGCATCGCCTACCTGATGGAGGAGAACACGATGCCCATGCAGGCGCTGACGATCGCGCATGCCTGCTACGGCCACAACTCCTTCTTCAAGGGCAACTACCTGTTCCGCACCTGGACCAACGCAGACGCCATCGTCGACTACCTGCTGTTCGCCAAGAGCTATGTGGCCGAATGCGAACGCCGCTATGGCGAGCAGGAAGTGGAACTGTTGCTCGATTCCTGCCACGCATTGCAGAACTACGGTGTGGACCGCTATCGCCGGCCCAAAAAGCTGTCGATTACCGAAGAGCAGGCGCGCCAGGACGAACGCGAAAAATACCTGGAGGCGCAGGTCAATGACTTGTGGCGCACACTGCCCAAGCACCGTGCGCATGCGCTGGCCACCGCAGACGATGTGCCCGAGCCGGAACCGAAGTTTCCGCCGGAGCCGGAGGAAAACCTTCTCTACTTCATCGAGAAGAACGCGCCCAAGTTGCAGCCCTGGCAGCGAGAGATCGTGCGCATCGTGCGCAAGATCGCGCAGTACTTCTATCCGCAGCGTCAGACCAAGGTCATGAACGAAGGCTGGGCTACGTTCTGGCACTACACCATCCTGCACAAGCTGTACGACGAGAAGCTCGTCAACGATGCCTTCATGCTGGAGCTGCTGCAGGCGCATACCAATGTGATTTACCAGCCGCCATACAACAGCCCTTACTACAGCGGTTTCAACCCGTACACGCTGGGCTTCCTGATCTTTCAGGACATCCGCCGCATTTGCGAAGCACCCACCGATGAAGATTTCCGTTGGGCGCCCGAGATTGCGGGCAGTGACTGGCAGGAGACGCTCGACTTTGCCATGCGCAACTTCAAGGACGAGAGCTTCTTGCTGCAGTTCCTGTCGCCGCGGGTAATTCGCGAGTTGAAGTTGTTCTCGGTGCTGGATGATGACCGCGAGCCCAAGCTGCGCGTGACTGCCATCCACGACGACGAGGGTTACCGCATGATCCGCCAGCTGCTGGCGAGCCAGTACGACTTGTCGAACATCGAGCCGAATATCCAGGTCACCAATGTGGACGTGGGCGGTGATCGTTCGCTGACCATGCGGCATCAGCAGAACAACCGCCGCCCCCTGGGCAGCAACTACGAAGAGATGGTGCGCCACGTCACCCGGCTCTGGGGCTTCACCTGCCGGCTGGAAGTGGTCTACGAAGACGGTCGGCGCGAGATGAAGTACGAGTGCAAGCCTGACTAGCGCGCGTCAACCGTCGGTGCGTGGCTTTGCTCACACCGCCGGGGCGGCGGGCTCAGTGTTCTTTGCGCTCGCCTTTTTCTTGTCTGAAGGCTGAAGCGTTTGCGGCATGCCCGGCAGTTCTGCGGTGCCTAGCGCGCCGAAAAGTGCACGGACTGGCGCAATCATCGGTTCATCTCCCCAATGTGTTGCCAGCGTGCGCCAGGCTTCCGCTGATGTGGTGGCCTGTTGAAGCAGGGCGTTCTGCTGCTCGCTCACCATGCTCAGGAAGGTTTGGAAGAGGCGACTGCTTTGCTCGATGCGGGTTTGCAGCAGGGCGGCCGGCAGTGCGGCCAGGTCTTCCCAGTTGGCAGCCTCGGAAACCGAGGCGCAGGCTTGCAGTGCACGCCGCTCCGCATCTTCCACGCCCTTGAGCGTGATCTTGAGCGCGCGTTCTTGTGTTTCCTCCAGAGTGGTCAGGGTGTGCAGGGCGGTTTGTAGCTGAGTGCGAAAGACTTCTAGAGAGAGATCGATCGGTGCTTGCACGGCGTGCCTCCAAAAATGGGTGGGTGGCGAGGCCCTGCCGATGTTGTCCGCTGTCCCGCATGGCGCCCCTTTCTCCCCCGGTCCCCCAAGGCCGTTCGTTGTTCTGGTGCGGGCGAACGTGCCTGGCAGGTGACGCAACCGGGGTGACGTCACCTGTTGAGATGCTGAGCTACATGCCAAAGCGGAAGTGCCCGCTGCGCAGCACGATGTCGTGTGAATCGGTCAATTTGAACAGCGAGCGGGCCATGTCTTCGATGGTCCCGCGATGGGTTTCCATTGCCTGCAGCAGATCTTCCTGCCGCCAGGAACGGGCGCCGAAATGCTCTTCCAGTGCCTCCGCCGTCACCGCATAGCAGGCGTAGGTGCCGTCAACGCTGGCGGTGCAGGTGAGGGTGAGATCTGCTGCGCAGTAGCGTGGTGTGCCCGCGGGGAATTCAATCGATTTCATGGCCGGCCTCCAT contains these protein-coding regions:
- a CDS encoding SpoVR family protein; translated protein: MAYLSTGSEWTFDLIKLYDQNIARIAGEFGLDTYPNQIEIITAEQMLDAYASSGLPLGYNHWSYGKHFLASERGYQRGQMGLAYEIVINSNPCIAYLMEENTMPMQALTIAHACYGHNSFFKGNYLFRTWTNADAIVDYLLFAKSYVAECERRYGEQEVELLLDSCHALQNYGVDRYRRPKKLSITEEQARQDEREKYLEAQVNDLWRTLPKHRAHALATADDVPEPEPKFPPEPEENLLYFIEKNAPKLQPWQREIVRIVRKIAQYFYPQRQTKVMNEGWATFWHYTILHKLYDEKLVNDAFMLELLQAHTNVIYQPPYNSPYYSGFNPYTLGFLIFQDIRRICEAPTDEDFRWAPEIAGSDWQETLDFAMRNFKDESFLLQFLSPRVIRELKLFSVLDDDREPKLRVTAIHDDEGYRMIRQLLASQYDLSNIEPNIQVTNVDVGGDRSLTMRHQQNNRRPLGSNYEEMVRHVTRLWGFTCRLEVVYEDGRREMKYECKPD
- a CDS encoding DUF1488 domain-containing protein, with amino-acid sequence MKSIEFPAGTPRYCAADLTLTCTASVDGTYACYAVTAEALEEHFGARSWRQEDLLQAMETHRGTIEDMARSLFKLTDSHDIVLRSGHFRFGM